Proteins from a single region of Candidatus Woesearchaeota archaeon:
- a CDS encoding DEAD/DEAH box helicase: MDLITLPLPDFFKQYYTKFKALTPIQEKAVNAGLLDNNSLLICAPTASGKTLVATMGLINQLEKGKGIYLVPLKALANEKYKEYKLLLQNTPYKITIATGDMDEPDLRLEKYDLLILTTEKLDALLRHKISWLSQIRTVVIDEIHLLHDTSRGPTLEVILTLLKTTIKPQLIGLSATIGNPEQLAKWLDATLVQDNWRPVELHQAINTPEQGTTFYKKEQSP; this comes from the coding sequence ATGGACCTTATCACCCTACCATTACCTGATTTTTTCAAACAATATTATACTAAATTTAAAGCCCTTACCCCCATCCAAGAAAAAGCGGTCAATGCAGGATTATTAGATAACAACTCTTTACTTATTTGCGCACCCACCGCATCAGGAAAAACTCTTGTAGCTACAATGGGACTCATTAACCAACTAGAAAAAGGTAAAGGAATATACCTTGTTCCCCTCAAAGCCCTTGCAAATGAAAAGTACAAAGAATACAAATTGCTCCTGCAAAATACACCTTACAAAATAACTATAGCCACAGGAGATATGGATGAACCAGATCTTCGCCTAGAAAAATATGACTTATTAATTCTCACCACAGAAAAGCTCGACGCATTATTACGTCATAAAATCTCCTGGCTTTCACAAATTAGAACAGTAGTTATTGATGAAATCCACTTATTACATGACACAAGCCGTGGCCCAACCCTTGAAGTCATCCTCACTCTTCTCAAAACCACTATCAAACCGCAATTAATTGGTCTTTCCGCTACAATTGGTAACCCCGAACAACTAGCAAAATGGCTGGATGCAACATTAGTTCAAGATAATTGGAGACCAGTTGAACTACACCAAGCAATTAATACCCCTGAACAAGGCACAACATTTTACAAAAAAGAACAATCACCATAG
- a CDS encoding PGF-pre-PGF domain-containing protein, giving the protein MKRNFVLLSSVFILLALILVIAGEQLTVTVNSPVANQNISGTFLLNATVGNATGGNATNVTWSFWNGSNGFTETNFTNLTGGGGSNFSWLYPANTLTLNDGVYNLTVYAVNNTGQINASVNITDVRIDNSAPLVVINYPIDGESFNATNESTILNATITDSVTNIMVVTLNVSNRSGQVILSPATVAGSEYRNTTFNLSVLAEGAYNFTVIANNSAARFNRSVSSQFFIDIANPYFVTFSCSDATLGNDPTCTCTAADNTDGNVTTSVSGHIDVGSTGGHTATCVATDDMGRTNSTTAGFTINAAASSSSGSSGGGGGGATVSNYASKTVVHTFAHVAAGETVTMQSTDASVAVSSVAITSNAEIYGVRMVVGSYGSKRPLGTPALEGTAYQYLEITKSGSNPDAVTNAKIKFSVPNSWVDSNGVMPRGVVLYRYVGQKWVALQTTYLGTGHTAQGEVHLYDAQTPGFSFFAIGGTKGSSAPTTSTTPTPVSAPSKPVVAQSGQEEDVVANSGSGSREAAPVADAQEAPAQVEEESSSWGWIAAVVVVLVIIVVIFFTSGSSSTKKTSKK; this is encoded by the coding sequence ATGAAGCGAAATTTTGTATTGTTGTCTTCTGTGTTTATTCTTTTAGCGTTGATTCTTGTCATCGCTGGTGAGCAGTTGACTGTGACGGTTAATTCTCCCGTTGCTAACCAGAACATCTCTGGCACCTTTTTGCTTAACGCAACTGTGGGTAATGCAACAGGGGGTAATGCGACCAATGTCACATGGAGCTTTTGGAATGGAAGCAATGGTTTTACCGAAACTAACTTCACTAATTTAACTGGTGGTGGTGGGTCTAACTTTTCATGGCTTTACCCTGCAAACACCTTAACTTTAAATGATGGGGTTTACAATCTTACTGTGTATGCAGTTAACAATACTGGTCAGATTAATGCTTCTGTAAACATTACGGATGTTCGTATTGATAACTCAGCACCATTAGTCGTTATTAATTATCCTATTGACGGAGAATCTTTTAATGCGACAAATGAGTCAACTATTCTTAATGCAACAATTACTGATAGCGTAACTAATATCATGGTTGTTACCTTGAATGTGTCAAATAGAAGTGGACAAGTTATTCTTAGTCCTGCAACTGTTGCGGGTAGCGAATACCGAAATACGACTTTTAATCTCTCTGTTCTTGCGGAGGGGGCGTATAATTTTACGGTTATTGCTAACAACTCGGCAGCTCGCTTTAACAGATCGGTAAGCTCTCAATTTTTCATTGATATAGCTAATCCATACTTTGTTACATTTAGTTGTTCTGATGCAACATTAGGAAATGATCCTACTTGTACTTGTACTGCAGCAGACAATACTGATGGTAATGTAACAACTAGCGTTAGTGGTCATATTGATGTTGGAAGCACAGGCGGGCATACAGCAACTTGTGTCGCTACTGATGACATGGGTAGAACTAATTCAACTACCGCTGGATTTACTATTAATGCAGCTGCTTCAAGCAGTAGTGGCAGTAGCGGTGGTGGAGGGGGAGGAGCAACTGTAAGTAATTATGCCTCTAAGACTGTAGTTCATACCTTTGCGCATGTGGCAGCTGGTGAGACAGTAACGATGCAATCAACTGATGCCTCAGTTGCAGTTAGTTCTGTTGCAATTACTTCCAATGCAGAGATATATGGGGTAAGAATGGTTGTTGGTTCTTATGGATCCAAACGCCCATTAGGAACTCCTGCTCTTGAAGGGACGGCATATCAATACTTAGAGATTACTAAAAGTGGTTCCAATCCTGATGCAGTTACAAACGCGAAAATTAAATTTTCCGTTCCTAACTCTTGGGTTGATTCAAATGGTGTTATGCCTCGTGGTGTAGTACTGTATCGATATGTTGGTCAGAAATGGGTAGCATTACAAACCACCTATTTGGGAACAGGGCATACTGCTCAAGGAGAAGTTCATCTTTATGATGCACAAACTCCTGGGTTTAGTTTCTTTGCTATTGGTGGAACAAAAGGTAGTTCTGCTCCAACTACGTCAACTACTCCAACTCCTGTATCTGCTCCAAGCAAACCTGTGGTTGCGCAGAGTGGGCAAGAGGAAGATGTTGTAGCTAACTCTGGTTCAGGCTCAAGAGAAGCAGCACCTGTTGCTGATGCTCAAGAAGCTCCTGCACAAGTAGAGGAAGAATCTTCAAGTTGGGGTTGGATTGCAGCTGTTGTAGTTGTACTCGTTATTATTGTTGTGATCTTTTTTACGAGTGGAAGCAGTTCAACTAAAAAAACCTCTAAGAAGTAA
- a CDS encoding methyltransferase: MHESIYEPAEDSYLLQKAVEKYAFGKVLDVGTGSGIQALTALKLGCVKDVTALDLNPEVIKHLQTIKKQRKLSRLKVIHSDLFENVPKQQFDVIIFNAPYLPQGRDDVADMALYGGKKGWEISERFFEQVDSYLSSNGIILFLFSTLTNKNKIEEILRNHLLDWVEVGRHKISFEELYVYKITKSQLHQELEQKWVSRLGYCAKGKRGVVYVAYLRKKKVAIKVQRADSGSLAALDREAQMLRIVNTKQIGPKLIDQGKDYIIIEFVEGLLFEEWLKNQSSPIIHKMLNAILMQCYILDTLKITKEEMHHPFKHIIITKTNKPVFLDFERAKYTDRPTNVTQVVEYFCRLERRLKLLGVEIDCDILRKLSFEYKQGYSKDYFQRIVRKLS, encoded by the coding sequence ATGCATGAATCCATCTACGAACCAGCTGAAGATTCTTACTTGTTACAAAAAGCAGTAGAAAAATATGCGTTTGGGAAAGTATTGGATGTTGGTACTGGTTCGGGAATTCAAGCGTTAACTGCTTTAAAGTTAGGTTGCGTTAAAGATGTTACTGCTCTTGATCTTAATCCGGAAGTTATTAAACATCTTCAAACTATCAAAAAACAGCGGAAATTATCAAGACTTAAAGTTATTCACAGTGATTTATTTGAAAACGTTCCAAAACAACAATTTGATGTCATTATTTTCAATGCACCGTATCTGCCTCAAGGAAGAGATGATGTTGCAGATATGGCGTTGTATGGGGGGAAGAAAGGTTGGGAGATTTCAGAACGCTTTTTCGAGCAAGTTGATTCTTATTTGAGTTCTAACGGAATTATTCTTTTCCTTTTTTCTACACTTACTAACAAGAACAAGATTGAAGAAATTTTGCGAAATCATCTTTTAGATTGGGTAGAAGTAGGTAGACACAAAATTTCATTTGAAGAGTTGTATGTATATAAAATTACCAAATCTCAACTTCATCAAGAATTAGAGCAAAAATGGGTATCTCGTTTGGGGTACTGTGCTAAAGGAAAACGTGGTGTAGTCTATGTTGCTTATCTTAGAAAAAAGAAGGTTGCAATTAAAGTTCAGCGTGCTGATTCTGGGTCATTAGCGGCGCTTGATCGGGAGGCGCAGATGTTACGGATCGTGAATACAAAACAGATAGGTCCAAAACTCATTGATCAAGGGAAAGATTACATTATCATTGAATTTGTTGAAGGATTGTTATTTGAAGAATGGTTAAAAAATCAATCTTCTCCAATAATTCACAAGATGTTAAATGCAATTTTAATGCAGTGTTATATCTTAGATACTCTCAAAATCACTAAAGAAGAAATGCATCATCCTTTTAAACATATAATTATTACAAAAACCAATAAGCCTGTTTTTCTTGATTTTGAGAGAGCAAAGTATACTGATCGACCAACTAATGTTACTCAAGTAGTTGAATATTTTTGTCGATTAGAACGACGTTTGAAGTTGTTGGGCGTAGAAATTGATTGTGATATTTTACGAAAGCTGTCGTTTGAGTATAAACAGGGGTATTCTAAGGACTATTTTCAAAGAATAGTCCGAAAATTATCTTAA
- a CDS encoding NTP transferase domain-containing protein produces MVDVGNMKVVILAAGKGTRLAPLTDTLAKVLVPINGKPFLSYVLDNLIAAGYKEIAIVVGYRKEQIIDFVMRQYKAPTLVSFTFLEQQEQKGTGDALRCAKTFCGRDSFVVVGGDGLLSIEDFKRLNHNDGFCYIMGKVVDEPERYGILDVKNGFLEHVVEKPREFIGNLASAGVYTFTSEIWDTLDGLQPSQRGEFELTDSINILAKRKKVKVLTIHDYWLDLGKKEDVNKIELFLGSLSR; encoded by the coding sequence ATGGTGGATGTAGGAAACATGAAAGTCGTGATTTTAGCAGCGGGAAAAGGCACCCGTTTAGCACCTCTTACAGATACTCTTGCAAAAGTTCTCGTGCCAATCAATGGCAAACCCTTTTTATCCTATGTATTAGATAACTTAATTGCTGCAGGATACAAAGAAATCGCCATTGTTGTAGGATATCGTAAAGAACAGATCATTGATTTTGTCATGAGGCAGTATAAAGCACCCACTTTAGTTTCGTTTACATTTCTTGAACAACAAGAACAAAAAGGAACGGGAGATGCGTTACGTTGTGCAAAGACATTTTGTGGTAGAGATTCATTTGTTGTGGTAGGTGGCGATGGGTTGCTTTCCATTGAAGATTTCAAACGTCTCAACCATAATGATGGTTTTTGTTATATTATGGGCAAAGTTGTTGATGAACCCGAACGCTATGGTATTCTAGACGTGAAAAATGGGTTTTTAGAACATGTTGTTGAAAAACCTCGTGAATTTATTGGGAATCTTGCAAGTGCCGGGGTGTATACTTTTACTTCTGAGATTTGGGATACATTAGATGGTCTTCAACCTTCTCAGCGAGGGGAGTTTGAACTTACTGATTCTATTAATATACTTGCAAAACGTAAGAAAGTTAAAGTGCTCACAATTCATGATTATTGGTTGGATTTGGGTAAGAAGGAAGATGTTAACAAAATTGAATTGTTTCTTGGAAGTCTTTCTCGCTAA
- a CDS encoding HAD family hydrolase — protein sequence MLIIFDLDDTLVDTAKVAREYKTKDAINAMITAGLKLPFGNDDALKQLREIDSTAPTGSEAIKIFLSTIKFEKNTDKDKFALIAEKAYYGNLDKNTYSALPGAVELLQSLQGQHTLVIVSKGEEKLQYHKMATAGIATSLFRKIVVISIYDKKTAYQEVLKHFQISPVKAIVVGDKFDLDLMPAALLGMKTIHIQWGRGKHDEKGKKMATASVRSLNEILDVLAKIEKGAL from the coding sequence ATGTTAATCATTTTTGATCTTGATGACACATTAGTTGATACTGCTAAAGTAGCACGTGAGTATAAAACAAAAGATGCAATCAATGCTATGATTACAGCTGGACTAAAACTTCCCTTTGGCAATGATGATGCTCTAAAACAATTACGGGAAATTGATTCAACTGCTCCCACCGGATCTGAAGCAATAAAGATATTTCTGTCTACGATTAAGTTTGAGAAAAATACAGACAAAGATAAATTTGCTCTTATTGCAGAGAAAGCGTATTATGGCAATCTAGACAAAAATACCTATTCTGCTCTTCCTGGTGCGGTGGAATTACTTCAATCACTTCAGGGTCAGCATACATTAGTAATTGTTTCAAAAGGCGAGGAGAAGCTTCAGTATCATAAGATGGCGACGGCGGGTATTGCTACTTCTTTATTTCGTAAAATAGTGGTTATTTCTATTTATGATAAAAAAACCGCGTACCAAGAAGTTCTCAAACATTTTCAAATATCTCCAGTTAAAGCTATTGTTGTTGGTGATAAATTTGATCTAGATTTAATGCCGGCAGCATTGTTAGGCATGAAAACGATTCACATTCAATGGGGTCGCGGTAAACATGACGAGAAAGGGAAGAAAATGGCGACTGCTTCTGTTCGTAGTCTTAATGAGATTCTTGATGTGTTGGCAAAAATTGAGAAAGGGGCATTATGA
- a CDS encoding YvcK family protein, with amino-acid sequence MVNPAKKIVVIGGGTGNFVVLSGLKKYDVDISAVVSMADDGGSTGILRDELGVLPPGDVRQCLVALSESSDLMRDLMNYRFENGGLKGHSFGNIFLSALEKVTGSFEQAVEEVGRILSIKGKVIPATTNQVRLRMVLNDGTLLNGEGEIYTSDKLDQGYKSIYLEPKPRVDSHAVEEIMNADAVVMAPGGLYTSLIPVLLVDQICKALLRTKAKKILVLNLMNRNGQTTGFKTSDYVREITKFTDEDIFDFILVNTASPSASVLKKYAAEKELVVDDLNGDKRIIRADLLSKTVNERKANDVLAAQRALIRHDPDKVAKQVMDIVGR; translated from the coding sequence ATGGTCAATCCTGCTAAAAAAATTGTTGTCATAGGGGGTGGTACGGGCAATTTCGTCGTTCTTTCTGGTTTAAAGAAATATGATGTTGATATTAGTGCAGTTGTTTCTATGGCGGATGATGGTGGCAGCACAGGTATTCTTCGTGATGAACTAGGTGTTCTTCCGCCTGGTGATGTACGTCAATGTTTAGTTGCCCTTTCTGAATCAAGTGATTTAATGCGCGATTTGATGAATTATCGTTTTGAAAATGGCGGTCTTAAGGGCCATAGTTTTGGCAATATTTTCTTATCTGCGTTAGAGAAAGTGACGGGCAGTTTTGAGCAGGCTGTTGAAGAAGTAGGGCGTATCCTCTCGATTAAAGGAAAGGTGATTCCTGCAACGACTAATCAAGTACGTTTGCGCATGGTGCTTAATGATGGAACTCTTCTTAATGGGGAAGGGGAAATTTATACTTCAGATAAACTGGATCAAGGATATAAAAGCATTTACCTTGAACCAAAACCGCGCGTTGATTCTCATGCGGTAGAAGAGATCATGAACGCTGATGCAGTGGTAATGGCTCCTGGCGGATTGTATACTTCGTTGATTCCTGTCTTATTAGTGGATCAAATTTGTAAAGCACTTTTGCGTACTAAAGCAAAGAAAATTTTGGTGCTCAATTTAATGAACCGGAATGGTCAGACCACTGGGTTTAAAACAAGTGATTATGTGCGTGAGATTACGAAGTTTACTGATGAAGATATTTTCGATTTCATTCTTGTTAATACTGCGTCACCTTCTGCGTCGGTTCTGAAGAAGTATGCTGCGGAGAAGGAGTTAGTTGTTGATGATTTGAACGGAGATAAGAGAATTATTCGGGCAGATCTATTAAGTAAAACAGTCAATGAACGTAAAGCAAATGATGTTTTGGCAGCTCAACGCGCGTTGATTCGTCATGATCCGGACAAGGTGGCAAAACAGGTGATGGATATTGTTGGTCGTTGA
- the glmS gene encoding glutamine--fructose-6-phosphate transaminase (isomerizing) yields the protein MCGILGYVGPKPAGALILKGLRLLEYRGYDSVGIATIEGNHIDLRKDAGRVDAVEKTMHFEQMKGTYGIGHTRWATHGPPVQKNAHPFVDESGQFVLIHNGIIENYLELKEELRSQGVNFSSDTDSEVLVHLIAKVYRGDLLKAVFSILPRLQGAYSLCVLHTGSREIIGARNGSPLIVGVGEGENFFASDVAALVEYTRRVIYVRDFEVVRITDQDVISYTFEGKQVANEIKEVHWSIEQAQKQGYKHFMIKEISEQDKVVEESLKVRFSCARSWNQVYIVACGGASFVSVLGKYIIEQVAQIPVSIDLGSEFRYRVPIVTKGDLVVVISQSGETADTLAAVRLAKQRGAHTLGVINVVGSTIAREVDEVVYTRTNGPEISVASTKAFLAQCIAMYQLAYHLAGKTFEFEGYSSHIISLIELSASIKSVSQRYALYQNFLFIGRNRNFPLALEGALKLKEIAYIHAEAYPGGELKHGPLALVCEDMPTFAICPQDEFHDKMLSNIQEVKARRGRVVALGTIGDGKLAALADDIFYLPKVDPLLYPLLESVVLHLFAYHIADMRECDIDKPRNLAKSVTVE from the coding sequence ATGTGTGGCATATTGGGGTATGTTGGACCAAAACCGGCAGGTGCTTTGATTCTTAAAGGGTTGCGGTTGTTAGAATATCGTGGTTATGATTCTGTGGGTATTGCGACGATCGAGGGCAATCATATTGATTTGCGTAAAGATGCTGGTCGGGTTGATGCGGTTGAGAAAACAATGCATTTCGAGCAGATGAAAGGCACATATGGTATTGGGCACACACGTTGGGCCACACATGGGCCGCCAGTACAGAAAAATGCTCATCCGTTTGTAGATGAAAGTGGTCAATTTGTTTTAATTCACAATGGTATCATTGAGAATTATCTTGAACTTAAAGAGGAGTTGCGATCACAGGGTGTTAATTTTAGTTCTGATACCGATTCTGAAGTGTTGGTTCATTTGATTGCAAAAGTATATCGTGGTGATTTACTTAAAGCGGTTTTTTCTATTTTACCTCGTTTACAGGGTGCTTATTCTCTGTGTGTGCTGCACACTGGATCACGAGAAATTATTGGAGCGCGTAATGGCAGTCCGCTTATTGTGGGGGTAGGTGAGGGTGAGAATTTTTTTGCGTCTGATGTTGCTGCGTTGGTAGAGTATACTCGTCGTGTAATTTATGTGCGTGATTTTGAAGTTGTGCGTATTACAGATCAGGATGTAATATCCTACACTTTTGAAGGAAAGCAGGTTGCTAACGAGATTAAAGAAGTACATTGGAGTATTGAGCAGGCACAAAAACAGGGTTATAAACATTTTATGATCAAAGAGATCAGTGAACAGGATAAAGTTGTGGAAGAGTCTCTCAAAGTCCGTTTTTCTTGCGCACGTTCGTGGAATCAAGTCTATATCGTGGCTTGTGGTGGGGCAAGTTTTGTGAGTGTGCTTGGAAAATATATTATTGAACAGGTGGCTCAAATTCCCGTGTCTATTGATCTTGGTTCTGAGTTTCGTTATCGCGTGCCAATCGTGACGAAAGGGGATTTAGTTGTGGTTATTTCTCAAAGTGGCGAGACGGCTGATACACTTGCTGCTGTTCGTTTAGCTAAACAAAGAGGAGCACATACTCTTGGTGTGATTAATGTTGTGGGCAGTACGATTGCGCGTGAGGTTGATGAAGTAGTCTATACACGTACTAATGGTCCAGAAATTAGTGTTGCTTCGACGAAAGCATTTTTAGCGCAATGTATTGCGATGTATCAATTAGCGTATCATCTTGCAGGCAAGACGTTTGAGTTTGAGGGTTATTCTTCTCATATTATATCTTTAATTGAACTCTCGGCAAGTATAAAATCTGTTTCACAGCGTTATGCTTTGTATCAAAATTTCTTATTTATTGGTCGTAATCGCAATTTTCCTCTTGCTTTAGAGGGCGCGCTCAAGTTGAAAGAGATTGCGTATATTCATGCGGAAGCGTATCCTGGTGGTGAACTAAAACATGGTCCATTGGCATTGGTGTGTGAAGATATGCCTACCTTTGCGATATGTCCTCAAGATGAGTTTCATGATAAAATGTTAAGTAATATTCAAGAAGTAAAGGCTCGACGTGGAAGGGTAGTGGCGTTGGGAACTATCGGAGATGGGAAATTAGCGGCACTTGCGGATGATATTTTCTATTTGCCTAAAGTGGATCCTTTGTTGTATCCTTTGTTGGAATCGGTAGTGTTACATTTATTTGCGTATCACATTGCTGATATGAGGGAATGTGATATTGACAAGCCGAGGAATCTTGCGAAGTCGGTTACGGTGGAATAA
- a CDS encoding phosphate uptake regulator PhoU, producing the protein MKRKINRVGTNTLTVSLPSKWVKENGLQAGDEIDLVENGKELLFNSSKPLALGSITVDVSNQDTFGGWMVYVPYRLGYDVIRINFNSSDHLKRIYDYLPYLIGFEIIEQGEKYCVLKNIAFGIQEEFDSMYHRLVNVTISMGIELLELLAEGKYDKIEKCILLEKQANKLDLFCRRMLNLRGYKDSKKTNSKYRIVCLLEEITDQYRNIGRYVLGKYGVSALGKRKVSDSLLHFFRKISDLVQYCARMTEHYTPHELTIFKSKMNLLELEMVSLSNSNTEKDRAILLFLSQVLYSTHNIVEEIY; encoded by the coding sequence ATGAAGCGTAAGATCAATCGGGTTGGCACTAATACTCTTACAGTTAGTTTGCCTAGTAAATGGGTGAAAGAAAATGGATTACAGGCTGGTGATGAGATTGATCTTGTTGAAAATGGAAAAGAACTTTTATTTAATTCTAGTAAGCCATTAGCGTTAGGGAGTATTACTGTTGATGTTTCAAATCAAGATACGTTTGGAGGGTGGATGGTCTATGTCCCTTATAGGTTAGGTTATGATGTGATTAGGATTAATTTTAACAGTTCTGATCATCTTAAGCGAATTTATGATTATCTTCCTTACTTGATTGGGTTTGAGATTATTGAGCAGGGTGAAAAGTATTGTGTATTGAAAAATATCGCGTTTGGTATTCAAGAAGAATTTGATTCAATGTATCATCGATTGGTTAATGTGACAATTAGTATGGGTATTGAGCTTTTAGAGCTGCTAGCGGAAGGAAAATATGATAAAATTGAAAAATGTATTTTGTTAGAGAAACAAGCAAACAAATTAGACCTGTTCTGTCGACGAATGCTCAATCTTCGAGGATATAAAGATTCTAAAAAAACAAACTCAAAATATCGTATAGTCTGTTTATTAGAAGAGATTACTGATCAATATCGTAACATAGGTAGATATGTTTTGGGGAAATATGGTGTGTCTGCTCTTGGTAAGAGAAAGGTGAGCGATTCCCTTCTTCATTTTTTCAGAAAGATTTCGGATTTAGTTCAATACTGTGCAAGGATGACGGAACATTATACTCCTCATGAGTTGACGATATTTAAATCAAAAATGAACTTGTTAGAGCTAGAAATGGTTTCGTTATCAAATAGCAATACTGAAAAAGATCGAGCAATCCTATTGTTTTTGTCGCAGGTTCTTTATTCGACACATAATATTGTGGAAGAGATATATTGA
- a CDS encoding 30S ribosomal protein S2: MKDTNAIVTETSDDFLIDSNEYLKSGIHIGTKFKTKYMSNFIYKTRPDGLSVLNLKKIDERLRLAINLLSNYEPQDILIICRRENGWKSLRQLEKLTGIRVITGRYPPGILTNSNLDTFTEPKIIMVCDPWPDRNAVEDANKVGIPVIALCDTNNQSNKIDLVVPCNNKGKKSVGICFYLVAREYLRKRGVLGTNEELPAKLEDFVDE, translated from the coding sequence ATGAAAGACACAAATGCAATTGTAACAGAGACATCTGATGATTTTTTGATTGATTCTAATGAGTATCTTAAAAGTGGTATTCATATTGGAACTAAGTTTAAGACCAAATATATGTCTAATTTTATTTACAAAACTCGTCCAGATGGGTTAAGTGTTCTTAATTTGAAAAAAATTGATGAGCGTTTACGTCTTGCAATCAATCTCTTATCTAATTACGAACCACAGGATATTTTAATTATCTGCCGTCGTGAGAATGGATGGAAATCACTTCGCCAATTGGAAAAATTGACTGGTATTCGTGTGATTACTGGTCGTTATCCTCCTGGAATTTTAACTAACTCTAATTTGGATACTTTTACTGAGCCAAAAATTATCATGGTTTGTGATCCTTGGCCTGATCGTAATGCTGTTGAAGATGCCAATAAAGTAGGTATTCCAGTTATTGCGTTATGTGATACCAACAATCAATCTAACAAAATTGATTTAGTTGTGCCTTGTAACAACAAGGGAAAGAAATCTGTAGGCATTTGCTTCTATCTTGTTGCTCGTGAGTATCTTCGTAAACGTGGTGTACTTGGTACTAATGAAGAGTTACCTGCTAAATTAGAAGATTTTGTTGACGAATAG
- the radB gene encoding DNA repair and recombination protein RadB: MKITTGSAFFDRFLAGGYDADVVTTLYGPSGSGKTNLCLLAAVAAAVEGKQVLFMDTEGGIAVERIMQINPDVNTILPRIFFYHPMTFAEQREMFERLRDVITPSVGLIVIDSISMLYRLELGKSEEVYEVNSALGKQIALLVEIARRKQIPVLITTQVYSDFDNRDKVKMVGGDLLRYGSKCLLEVQKLASCRSLILRKHRALPEGKEILFKIVEKGVEEVTQ; the protein is encoded by the coding sequence ATGAAAATAACTACTGGTTCGGCTTTTTTTGATCGTTTTCTGGCTGGTGGCTATGATGCTGATGTGGTGACAACTCTCTACGGTCCTTCAGGTTCAGGTAAAACTAATCTGTGCCTACTTGCTGCTGTAGCTGCAGCGGTAGAAGGTAAACAGGTTTTGTTTATGGATACAGAGGGGGGAATTGCGGTGGAACGCATTATGCAAATAAATCCGGATGTTAATACTATCTTGCCACGTATTTTCTTTTATCATCCAATGACGTTTGCAGAACAACGAGAGATGTTTGAACGATTACGGGATGTCATTACTCCTTCTGTTGGGTTAATTGTTATTGACTCTATTTCTATGCTCTATCGTTTAGAATTAGGGAAAAGTGAGGAAGTGTACGAAGTTAATTCGGCGTTAGGCAAGCAAATTGCGTTGCTTGTGGAGATAGCTCGTCGTAAGCAAATACCTGTATTGATTACAACGCAGGTGTATAGTGATTTTGATAATCGTGATAAAGTGAAGATGGTGGGTGGTGATTTGCTGCGATATGGTTCAAAATGCCTATTGGAAGTGCAGAAGCTTGCGTCTTGTCGTTCTCTGATCTTGCGTAAACATCGCGCGCTGCCTGAAGGGAAAGAAATATTGTTTAAAATTGTGGAGAAAGGAGTGGAAGAGGTCACACAATAA